From Bacteroidota bacterium, the proteins below share one genomic window:
- a CDS encoding ankyrin repeat domain-containing protein, with product MKKTIIFFCLTAIVSIKANAQQIFDAIRNNDITKVHELIEKDPNLVNTPGDNHFTPLLFATNSNKPEIAEFLISKGANIEEVFLADYYGSTPISFAIRNNNLDLVKLLLAKGANIQYRTKLGENYLHFAAAQNRVEIAEYLINNGIDINSVKNGGLTPLHIAVITGSVDVVKLLIDKGAKLNIRCNDNGTPIHFAFATRNREIEDILRKNGASDFPRNFPEYKGKYLGQQAPGEEPVMFAPELFRDIYRSYGAPQFSPDGKELFFYGYFMPGVGFSSIWYMKEDNGIWTVPVLAPFSDFNSWGPSFSPDGKKLYFASTRLRGEKATSDGDLWYSEKQPDGTWSLAKHLGSPPNRDKYHDHSPKIANDGTLYFTSGGSGGRGTYIYKSKLINGKYTNPEALDDYIESDKKDDCLDMENIIYFLFGPDGGKISICFHKPDGTWSKPVYMGDKIHQGQGSSDATISPDGKYFFFVQNISPYWVSASLIEDLRKEALKDDK from the coding sequence ATGAAAAAAACAATAATTTTCTTTTGCTTAACTGCAATTGTTTCAATTAAAGCAAATGCACAGCAAATATTCGATGCTATCCGTAATAATGATATTACTAAAGTTCACGAACTAATTGAAAAAGATCCAAATCTGGTGAATACACCAGGGGATAACCATTTTACACCGCTACTATTCGCAACAAATAGCAACAAACCGGAGATTGCAGAATTCCTTATTTCAAAAGGAGCTAATATCGAAGAGGTTTTTTTGGCTGATTATTATGGAAGTACTCCTATATCTTTTGCCATAAGAAATAACAACCTCGATTTGGTAAAACTTCTGCTCGCAAAAGGAGCGAACATTCAATACAGAACAAAACTTGGTGAGAATTACCTGCATTTTGCCGCAGCACAAAACAGGGTTGAAATTGCCGAGTATTTAATAAATAATGGTATTGATATTAATTCCGTTAAAAATGGGGGGCTTACACCTCTTCATATAGCTGTGATAACTGGAAGTGTAGATGTTGTTAAACTATTAATAGATAAGGGAGCTAAACTTAATATAAGGTGTAATGATAATGGCACACCAATACATTTTGCATTTGCAACAAGAAACAGGGAAATAGAAGATATCCTTCGAAAAAATGGAGCTAGTGATTTTCCAAGAAACTTTCCAGAATACAAGGGGAAATACCTAGGACAGCAAGCTCCCGGAGAAGAGCCTGTAATGTTTGCTCCTGAACTTTTCCGCGATATTTACCGTTCATATGGAGCTCCTCAGTTTTCACCCGATGGGAAAGAACTGTTCTTTTATGGATATTTTATGCCAGGTGTCGGGTTTAGCAGTATTTGGTATATGAAGGAAGATAATGGTATTTGGACCGTTCCTGTATTAGCACCATTTTCAGATTTTAATTCCTGGGGGCCTTCATTCTCTCCCGATGGTAAAAAACTATATTTTGCTTCTACCCGCTTACGAGGTGAAAAAGCAACTTCTGATGGTGATTTATGGTATTCGGAGAAACAGCCTGATGGCACCTGGAGCCTTGCTAAGCATCTGGGATCTCCACCCAATAGGGATAAATACCATGACCATTCTCCAAAAATCGCAAATGACGGAACACTCTATTTTACTTCTGGCGGTTCTGGAGGTAGAGGTACATATATTTATAAATCAAAACTGATAAATGGGAAATATACTAATCCTGAAGCCTTAGATGATTATATAGAATCTGACAAAAAGGACGATTGCCTTGATATGGAAAACATTATTTACTTTCTGTTTGGACCTGATGGCGGAAAAATATCCATTTGCTTCCACAAACCAGATGGCACCTGGTCGAAGCCCGTATATATGGGTGATAAAATCCATCAGGGGCAAGGCTCATCAGATGCTACAATTAGTCCGGATGGAAAATATTTCTTTTTTGTTCAAAATATTTCCCCTTATTGGGTTAGTGCCTCTCTTATTGAAGACTTGCGCAAAGAAGCATTGAAAGATGATAAATAA